The following is a genomic window from Neodiprion lecontei isolate iyNeoLeco1 chromosome 4, iyNeoLeco1.1, whole genome shotgun sequence.
CAGAGAATATTCAAAGGAGGGAATAACAGCACCAATTCTCACTGGACCCCGAATATAGATTCTCCTTATTTCAAAGAAACACGCAAATCTCTGTCCTGTTCTTCACTAGATGGGCCAGACGAGGTCAAAAGAGGAAATGTGATAAACGAAACAGAGTCTGATCTCCTGATGACAGAATCAAGTTCGGACAAGGAAATAATAGACAAATCGCCACAAAATTTGCGGCTGAGTAAAACTCACATCAGCAGATTCGTAGATCCGCCTAATCAGGAGCAGCAGTACGCCGGTTTGtcggatagaaaaaaaaatgaaatttcggaaTGGCTGAGTAACAATTCACCGGGTTCGACCAACTCGTCCAGCATCATTTCAGAGAGCAACAGAAACAGCAGCTTTGGCAACAGTAGTCTTGAGCGATTTGAACTCAAACACGAGACTCCCAATAATCGAGGGAAATTATTGAAGCCTGATACGTCTGAAAAGGTAATGAGCATTCCGGGTCCCTTAGATCGTTTCATATACAAAGGCAAGACTagcgttttgaaaaatcaaactccCCTCGGAGTTGGCAGTACAGAAAAGACGAACACCAGTCCGGATCAGCTCAAAATGCCAACGCCTCGCCCAAAACCAGCCGTagatgagaagaagaaaaatcagcCTATAGTAACTGCTACTCAAGGCCTTCACATTGATGATTGTGCCAATATTTTAGACAAGCTTTATGGGGATTTATGGAGGAAAAAGGCTGACGCTGTGCTTACGCCACAAACCGATCTCCGAACACAGAAAAAGGTGATAAACAGGAAAGTGAGTCAGACTGAAAGGTACGTGATGGTTTCTAGTTGGATATAAAATCGTATGTTATTATCTGTTgttttcataaataataacgacCGATTACTCTGCAGGAAACAGACCTCAAAGGCTGCTATAGAAAATGGAATATTATCTAGCTCTGAAGACGAcgagtttgaaatttgtaagTTGTGACTGAATCTAAACAACATTTTAAATACAATTTGGAacttttttgtgaaaaattgcgaTCGTGTTTCAGTCACCAAGGATATAAGGCCAAATTTTAATTCGACAAAGAAGAAACTTTCCAGAGACAGCTTTATTAATGATAAATCACCATCTGAAAACAGCAGCGAAAGTTTCTATTACACAGCTCTGACGAACCCTAGAGTATCAAAGGAGAATTTCCCACCAAAACCACAACCAACGTTAATTTCAGCCTCCACCAAAAAGTATGTCCGCAATAGGCAAAcgacacatttttttctctccaagtTTGATTGCATACATTTTTACCCTGTTGCAGAGCCATTGCAATTTGCGATTCAGATTCTGACGACGATAATTGCCACCTAAGATCAGACAAGGATTTGAACAGAAGAAGACTGTCGTTTAGCGAGGATGCGAGCAATTCTAGCACAAGTGAATTTGATCCAGGGGAAATCGTTCTTCCAAAACCAAATGCAAAAAAAGGTGAGACCTGTCTGAGGATGTAGGTTGAAAATTAGCAACGTTTTTTACTTACAATCAATAAAACAAACTGAGTAAATCTTGTATTTCAGTTCCAGCAAAAAAAATGCCACTAGCATCGAAGTTCAACGATATTATAAGTACTCAACAACAGatgacgaaaagttttttggctTCTTTATCTGCAACCATACCGATCCAATATTGTCATCCTGAAGCAAGGGCTTTCAGAGagaattacaaaaacaaaaaagaggaGCTGTGTAAATATCTGTTCAAATTATACAACAAAGAGATATTTGACGGAAAAGTAAGTCTGTTTTTGCAGTCTGGGCAGAGATGAAATTATTAGTAATGAATCGACtgtcagtaaaaaaaattaatcatcaaATAACGTCAATCTTCGTCGTGTATGTATAGCTGCCAGATGACATGGCTTTAGAATGGAATGTGAGAATGCGTGGAACAGCAGGTTTCTGTTACAACAAAAAGTCAATAAAGAGTATTGGCGGGATCGTCAGATCGTCACGAATAGTTTTGGCCACCAAAGTATGTG
Proteins encoded in this region:
- the LOC107216841 gene encoding uncharacterized protein LOC107216841, producing MNFSRQQFSARNQQNNLAPKTFHLSLKKKRNLKQEQEFAKENNPSAANTNVGMCNYRNAEICRSESSSSPDSQNYNLRLSDSFTDTIGKKKPSYPKSNDLRHATCENRSIVLVSNSSASSINSNESSPCADKSKKSTVYTPLYRSKEKSRDNPTDTIVLDSSDSEENCGTNKDCKGVITLDSDDDSVLNTLRIEKDVFKKSKKSNSRYLETDNLLLGSTESVSKILTGSDERGDKNSGKIGRAEFAQFLNRRNNSHNCTSGSSSTNFTPDSNIAQNNGLLVEYKVISESSSSNDESSRGLSADLKHNDNFRTGKRRSKLNKLTSSENQKGNKSLANISSKSNSKSLLVTKPYDSVKLTKKDAQRIFKGGNNSTNSHWTPNIDSPYFKETRKSLSCSSLDGPDEVKRGNVINETESDLLMTESSSDKEIIDKSPQNLRLSKTHISRFVDPPNQEQQYAGLSDRKKNEISEWLSNNSPGSTNSSSIISESNRNSSFGNSSLERFELKHETPNNRGKLLKPDTSEKVMSIPGPLDRFIYKGKTSVLKNQTPLGVGSTEKTNTSPDQLKMPTPRPKPAVDEKKKNQPIVTATQGLHIDDCANILDKLYGDLWRKKADAVLTPQTDLRTQKKVINRKVSQTERKQTSKAAIENGILSSSEDDEFEIFTKDIRPNFNSTKKKLSRDSFINDKSPSENSSESFYYTALTNPRVSKENFPPKPQPTLISASTKKAIAICDSDSDDDNCHLRSDKDLNRRRLSFSEDASNSSTSEFDPGEIVLPKPNAKKVPAKKMPLASKFNDIISTQQQMTKSFLASLSATIPIQYCHPEARAFRENYKNKKEELCKYLFKLYNKEIFDGKLPDDMALEWNVRMRGTAGFCYNKKSIKSIGGIVRSSRIVLATKILDTPDRLRDTLVHEMCHAAAWLINQVSDGHGPYWKGWASKAVKKFPELPPIKRCHDYKIKTKYTYRCTKCGYSIGRHSKSLNVENKRCGHCYGKFELLINRTTRSGTMQTATPAQTRTPSSFALYVKENYHSVKKDRRSIKHADVMKILGQQFSAVKIGRKQGEDNKTCR